A single region of the Acanthopagrus latus isolate v.2019 chromosome 11, fAcaLat1.1, whole genome shotgun sequence genome encodes:
- the ndnf gene encoding protein NDNF, translating to MRQCKGWSVVVLLVLLALGALAQKLPTRDEGLFQMQIRDKSLFHDSSVIPDGAEISGYLFRDTPKRYYFVVEEDNTPLSVTVTPCDAPLEWKLTLQELPEEASGEGSGEPEPLDQQKQQVTVDEGTELFTYKGNDVESYVATSTPSGLYQLELLSTEKDSNFKVYATTTPESDQPYPELPYDPRVDVTALGRTTITLAWKPTPTGSLMGQPVQYCVVINKEHNFKSMCAAEAKISADDAFMLAPKPGRDFSPFDFAHFGFVPSDIGFGKDRGLTSNKISRAYTAKPRASDIQKVCIGNKNIFTVSDLKPDTQYYFDVFAVNSATNTSTAYVGTFARTKEEARQKTVELKDGKVSDVFIKRKGSKFLRFAPVSSHQRVTLFVHTCLDAVQVQVRRDGKLLLSQNVEGVRQFQLRGKPKAKYLIRLRGSRKGASTLKVLATTRPSSKQPFPSLPEDTRIKAFDKLRTCSSVTVAWLGTQDRNKYCIYRKEVADNYGEEQRRREQNQCAGPETRRKSEKVLCKYFHSPNLQKAVTTETITGLEPGKTYLLDVYVVGHSGHSVKYQSKLVKTRKYC from the exons ATGAGGCAGTGTAAAGGCTGGAgcgtggtggtgctgctggtgctgctggcgCTGGGAGCTTTGGCGCAGAAGCTGCCCACGAGAGACGAAGGCCTCTTCCAGATGCAGATCAGAGACAAGTCGCTGTTCCACGACTCCTCCGTCATTCCAGACGGCGCTGAGATCAGCGGCTACCTGTTCAGGGACACTCCCAAAAG GTACTACTTTGTGGTGGAGGAAGACAACACACCCctgtctgtgactgtgacacCTTGCGACGCTCCTCTGGAGTGGAAGCTCACCCTGCAGGAGCTGCCAGAAGAGGCCAGCGGAGAGGGCTCAG GAGAGCCTGAACCTCTGGAccagcagaaacagcaggtgACCGTCGACGAGGGGACGGAGCTTTTCACCTACAAGGGTAATGATGTGGAGTCCTACGTGGCCACCAGCACGCCCTCTGGCCTCTACCAGCTGGAGCTCCTGTccacagagaaagacagcaacTTCAAGGTGTACGCCACCACCACTCCAGAGTCTGACCAGCCCTACCCGGAGCTGCCCTATGACCCCCGTGTGGATGTGACCGCGCTGGGCCGTACCACCATCACCCTGGCCTGGAAGCCGACGCCAACAGGCTCTCTGATGGGCCAGCCCGTCCAGTACTGCGTAGTGATCAACAAAGAGCACAATTTCAAGAGCATGTGCGCTGCTGAGGCTAAGATCAGCGCTGATGATGCCTTCATGCTGGCTCCGAAACCTGGCAGAGACTTCAGCCCCTTTGACTTTGCACACTTTGGCTTTGTTCCCTCTGACATTGGTTTTGGCAAAGACCGAGGCCTCACGAGTAACAAGATTTCACGGGCGTACACAGCCAAGCCCAGAGCATCAGACATTCAGAAGGTGTGCATTGGCAATAAGAACATTTTCACCGTGTCAGACCTGAAGCCAGACACGCAGTACTACTTCGACGTGTTTGCTGTGAATTCTGCAACCAACACCAGCACAGCGTACGTGGGAACATTCGCCCGCACTAAAGAGGAAGCCCGTCAGAAGACGGTGGAGCTGAAGGACGGCAAAGTATCCGATGTTTTCATCAAGAGAAAGGGCAGCAAGTTTCTGCGATTTGCCCCGGTGTCTTCCCATCAGAGGGTCACTCTCTTTGTCCACACGTGTCTGGACGCcgtgcaggtgcaggtgaggCGCGACGGCAAGCTGCTGCTCTCCCAGAACGTGGAGGGGGTGCGGCAGTTCCAGCTGCGGGGAAAGCCAAAAGCCAAGTATCTGATCCGCTTGCGGGGCAGCAGGAAAGGGGCCTCCACTTTGAAGGTGCTCGCCACCACACGACCCAGCAGCAAGCAGCCCTTCCCCTCGCTCCCGGAGGATACGCGCATCAAGGCCTTCGACAAGCTGCGCACCTGCTCCTCCGTCACCGTGGCCTGGCTGGGCACGCAGGACCGCAACAAATACTGCATTTACCGCAAGGAGGTGGCCGACAATTACGGCGAGGAGCAGCGACGCAGGGAACAAAACCAGTGTGCCGGGCCAGAGACCCGCAGGAAGTCAGAAAAGGTCCTGTGCAAGTACTTCCACAGCCCGAACCTGCAGAAAGCTGTGACCACAGAGACCATCACAGGTCTGGAGCCAGGCAAGACCTACCTGCTGGACGTTTACGTGGTGGGACACAGTGGTCACTCAGTGAAATACCAGAGCAAACTGGTGAAAACAAGGAAATACTGCTAA